The following coding sequences are from one Reyranella humidisoli window:
- a CDS encoding cytochrome ubiquinol oxidase subunit I — MFEAFDAVFLARLQFAFTVSFHFIFPSFSIGLASFLAVLEGLWLWTGRQVYLDLFKYWLKIFALAFGMGVVSGIVMSYQFGTNWSVFSDKAGPVLGPLMAYEVLTAFFLEAGFLGVMLFGMNRVGKGLHFAATLAVAGGTFFSAFWILAANSWMQTPAGYAINAGGQFVPADWWAIIFNPSFPYRLVHTVFGAYLTTALVVGAVAAWHLLRGRFDKSANSEGVRVMFSMAMGMITVVAPLQIFAGDQHGLNTLEHQPVKVMAMEGHFKSYPDGAPLVLFGWPDEAAGKTLFAVEIPKASSLILKHSWDAPMKGLDTVDRKDWPPVPVVFWAFRIMVGMGMLMLTLAVFSLFARVRGKLYDWPLLHRFALAMGPAGFVAVIAGWVTTEVGRQPYTVHGLLRTADSASALDAPAVGASLLAFVIVYFFAFGAGTYYILKLMSHPPHRGEEGPRRDQPVRAAGLTPAPAVAESLATGKEA; from the coding sequence ATGTTCGAAGCTTTCGACGCAGTCTTCCTGGCGAGGCTTCAGTTCGCCTTCACCGTCTCGTTCCACTTCATCTTCCCGTCCTTCTCGATCGGTCTGGCGAGCTTCCTCGCCGTGCTCGAAGGCCTGTGGCTGTGGACGGGCCGTCAGGTCTATCTCGACCTGTTCAAATACTGGCTGAAGATCTTCGCGCTCGCCTTCGGCATGGGCGTCGTATCGGGCATCGTGATGTCCTATCAGTTCGGCACCAACTGGTCGGTCTTCTCGGACAAGGCCGGACCCGTGCTGGGGCCACTCATGGCCTACGAGGTGCTGACCGCCTTCTTCCTGGAGGCAGGCTTCCTCGGCGTCATGCTGTTCGGCATGAACCGTGTGGGCAAGGGGCTGCACTTCGCGGCGACGCTTGCCGTGGCGGGCGGCACCTTCTTCTCGGCCTTCTGGATCCTCGCCGCCAACAGCTGGATGCAGACGCCGGCAGGCTACGCGATCAATGCTGGCGGTCAGTTCGTCCCGGCCGATTGGTGGGCGATCATCTTCAATCCGTCCTTCCCCTATCGGCTCGTTCATACCGTCTTCGGCGCCTACCTGACGACGGCTCTGGTCGTCGGCGCCGTTGCCGCCTGGCACCTTCTGCGCGGACGGTTCGACAAATCGGCGAACAGCGAGGGCGTCCGCGTCATGTTCTCGATGGCGATGGGCATGATCACCGTCGTGGCGCCGCTTCAGATCTTCGCCGGCGACCAGCACGGGCTGAACACGCTGGAGCACCAGCCGGTCAAGGTCATGGCCATGGAGGGCCACTTCAAGAGCTATCCCGACGGCGCGCCGCTGGTCCTGTTCGGCTGGCCCGACGAAGCCGCGGGCAAGACTTTGTTCGCCGTGGAGATCCCCAAGGCGTCGTCGCTGATCCTGAAGCATTCGTGGGACGCCCCAATGAAGGGCCTCGACACGGTCGACCGCAAGGACTGGCCGCCGGTGCCTGTCGTGTTCTGGGCGTTCCGGATCATGGTCGGCATGGGCATGCTGATGCTGACCCTGGCGGTGTTCAGCCTGTTCGCCCGTGTCCGCGGGAAACTCTACGACTGGCCGCTGCTGCACCGCTTCGCGCTGGCGATGGGGCCGGCCGGCTTCGTCGCCGTCATCGCGGGTTGGGTGACGACGGAAGTCGGACGCCAGCCCTACACGGTGCACGGCCTGTTGCGCACGGCCGACTCGGCGTCGGCGCTCGATGCGCCGGCCGTGGGCGCTTCGCTTCTGGCCTTCGTCATCGTCTACTTCTTCGCCTTCGGCGCCGGCACCTACTACATCCTGAAGCTCATGTCCCATCCGCCACATCGCGGCGAGGAGGGGCCACGGCGCGACCAGCCCGTGCGGGCCGCGGGCCTCACGCCCGCCCCCGCCGTCGCCGAATCGCTCGCGACCGGCAAGGAGGCCTGA
- a CDS encoding PLP-dependent aminotransferase family protein — translation MDWSPTLDAVDGPVYEGIVEALDRDISSGRLHRGQRLPTHRALARTLGIDLTTVTRAYNEARRRGLTDARVGQGTFVAESRARPAGQAAAGIAVDLSMNLPPSPLEADLEGRIMRGLAALQRDHGFSDLLSYQQAGGSTVDRGIAADWLRRRVRHSEAGRLVISPGTQSALMALLLSVTRPGDVVLTDRLTYPGFKSAAASLGVRLVGVTSDDGGMDPSALAEACHMHSPKAVYLLPTIHNPTTQTIGQARREQLAAAIRRHDLVLIEDDAYGNLEPKVQPIATLIPERSYLAMTLSKCMAPGLRVAHVLTPDRAAASVLSNALRTVSQMPVPLTVALVSRWMADGSADAIISAVAAEAAARQKLAARALSGQSYLAHPKGHHVWLRLPAAWTRAEFAAHVQRQGLAVVTSDSFSVDGEPEHAIRIALGAARNRSELVAALDVLVVALKSPAYASRIV, via the coding sequence ATGGATTGGAGCCCTACACTCGATGCTGTCGACGGGCCTGTCTATGAGGGCATCGTCGAGGCGCTGGACCGGGACATTTCCTCGGGCCGGCTGCATCGCGGGCAGCGGCTGCCGACCCATCGGGCGCTGGCCAGGACGCTGGGTATCGATCTCACGACCGTCACGCGGGCCTACAATGAGGCGCGGCGTCGGGGCCTGACCGACGCCCGCGTCGGGCAGGGGACCTTCGTGGCCGAGAGCCGCGCCCGGCCGGCGGGTCAGGCGGCGGCCGGCATCGCGGTCGACCTGTCGATGAACCTGCCGCCGTCGCCCCTCGAGGCCGACCTGGAGGGGCGCATCATGCGCGGGCTCGCCGCCCTGCAGCGCGACCACGGTTTCTCCGATCTCCTGAGCTACCAGCAGGCGGGCGGCAGCACCGTGGACCGAGGCATCGCGGCGGACTGGCTGCGGCGGCGCGTGCGCCATTCCGAGGCGGGCCGGCTCGTGATCTCGCCCGGCACGCAAAGCGCGCTGATGGCGCTGCTGCTGTCGGTGACACGGCCGGGCGACGTCGTGCTCACCGACCGGCTCACCTATCCCGGCTTCAAGTCGGCGGCCGCGTCGCTCGGCGTACGTCTCGTCGGCGTCACGTCGGATGACGGCGGCATGGATCCCTCGGCGCTCGCCGAGGCCTGCCACATGCATTCACCGAAAGCAGTCTATCTCCTGCCGACGATCCACAATCCGACGACGCAGACGATCGGGCAGGCGCGACGCGAGCAGCTCGCGGCCGCGATCCGTCGTCACGATCTCGTGCTGATCGAGGACGATGCCTATGGAAATCTCGAGCCGAAGGTGCAGCCGATCGCCACGTTGATTCCCGAGCGCAGCTATCTCGCGATGACCTTGTCCAAGTGCATGGCCCCCGGCTTGCGCGTCGCCCATGTGCTCACGCCCGATCGCGCCGCTGCGTCGGTGCTCTCCAATGCGCTGCGCACAGTGTCGCAGATGCCCGTGCCGCTGACGGTCGCGCTCGTCAGCCGGTGGATGGCCGACGGTAGCGCCGATGCCATCATATCGGCAGTTGCAGCAGAAGCCGCCGCAAGACAGAAGCTGGCGGCGAGGGCGCTTTCAGGTCAGAGTTATCTCGCCCATCCGAAGGGACATCATGTGTGGCTGCGCTTGCCGGCCGCATGGACCCGGGCGGAGTTTGCCGCGCATGTTCAACGACAGGGGCTTGCGGTGGTTACGAGCGACAGTTTCAGCGTTGACGGCGAGCCTGAGCACGCGATCCGCATCGCGCTGGGCGCCGCGCGCAATCGCTCGGAGCTCGTTGCGGCGCTCGACGTGCTGGTCGTGGCGTTGAAGTCGCCGGCTTACGCGTCGCGTATCGTCTAG
- a CDS encoding DUF983 domain-containing protein: MNVCFTVWIYQQDKQEDRMAGKGGLYLLRGMMGRCPACGEGKLFRAFVKVADRCNACGEDLHHHRADDFPAYLTIFLVGHLVVPIAMYVEIVYQPSYWLHAALWAPMVILLSIGLLQPIKGMIVALQWHMGMHGFAAAKQERAEYC; this comes from the coding sequence TTGAATGTATGCTTTACTGTATGGATATACCAGCAGGACAAACAGGAGGACAGGATGGCTGGCAAGGGTGGTCTCTATCTTCTGCGGGGCATGATGGGTCGTTGCCCGGCCTGCGGCGAAGGCAAGCTGTTCCGCGCCTTCGTGAAGGTGGCCGACCGTTGCAATGCCTGCGGCGAGGATCTGCACCATCACCGCGCCGACGACTTCCCCGCCTACCTGACGATCTTCCTGGTCGGCCATCTGGTCGTGCCGATCGCGATGTATGTCGAGATCGTCTACCAGCCGTCCTACTGGCTGCACGCCGCGCTCTGGGCGCCAATGGTGATCCTGCTGTCGATCGGCCTGCTGCAGCCGATCAAGGGCATGATCGTCGCCCTGCAATGGCACATGGGCATGCACGGCTTCGCCGCCGCGAAGCAGGAACGCGCCGAATACTGTTAG
- a CDS encoding asparaginase → MTLPRIQILALGGTIATAPDASGAMQMGLGADDLVAAVPTLAGLADIRAETVSRVGSHSLSFDQMHALAAKIMGLDVDGVVVTQGTDTLEETSFLLDLLVERDIPVIVTAAMRNPALTSPDGPGNLLAAVRVACDPWVKAHAKSLGVLAVMLDEVYAAADVQKVHPTRFNAFAAPQTGPLAALVEDRVVPLSLPVRAPVEAARKRLVAASEGREQPVALLWLGLDEPGYILEAMVDHRDQLGYRGVVVGAMGGGHVPERVASLVGQLAEIIPTVVSPRAGGGPLLRQTYGGPSSEIALRKAGLIWGGRLNPLKARVLLQACLRAGLDRTAIAEVFETFG, encoded by the coding sequence ATGACCCTTCCGCGTATCCAGATCCTGGCCCTCGGCGGCACCATCGCGACGGCGCCGGATGCGTCGGGCGCCATGCAGATGGGCCTGGGCGCCGACGATCTCGTCGCGGCCGTGCCGACGCTGGCCGGGCTGGCGGATATCCGCGCGGAAACGGTGTCGCGCGTCGGCAGCCATTCGCTGTCCTTCGACCAGATGCATGCGCTGGCGGCAAAGATCATGGGTCTCGATGTCGACGGCGTGGTGGTGACTCAGGGCACCGACACGCTGGAGGAGACCAGCTTCCTGCTCGACCTGCTGGTCGAGCGCGATATCCCGGTGATCGTTACGGCGGCGATGCGCAATCCCGCACTCACCTCGCCCGACGGGCCGGGCAACCTGCTCGCCGCCGTGCGCGTCGCCTGCGATCCCTGGGTGAAGGCGCATGCGAAGTCGCTGGGCGTCCTCGCTGTGATGCTGGACGAAGTCTATGCGGCGGCGGACGTGCAGAAGGTCCATCCGACGCGCTTCAATGCTTTCGCAGCACCGCAGACCGGTCCGCTCGCCGCCTTGGTCGAGGATCGCGTCGTGCCACTGTCGCTGCCGGTGCGCGCGCCGGTCGAAGCCGCGCGCAAGCGGCTGGTTGCGGCATCGGAGGGCCGGGAACAGCCGGTGGCGCTCTTGTGGCTGGGGCTCGACGAGCCCGGCTACATCCTGGAGGCGATGGTCGATCATCGTGACCAGCTCGGCTATCGCGGCGTCGTGGTGGGGGCGATGGGCGGCGGCCATGTGCCCGAGCGTGTCGCGTCGCTGGTGGGACAGCTCGCGGAGATCATTCCGACGGTCGTGTCGCCGCGCGCCGGCGGCGGGCCGCTGCTGCGCCAGACCTATGGCGGTCCCAGCTCGGAGATCGCGCTGCGCAAGGCCGGTCTCATCTGGGGCGGCCGGCTCAACCCGCTGAAGGCGCGGGTGCTGCTGCAGGCCTGCCTGCGCGCCGGCCTGGACCGGACGGCGATCGCCGAGGTGTTCGAGACTTTCGGCTAA
- a CDS encoding hydantoinase B/oxoprolinase family protein, protein MSNLDPVTLTVIQNGLIQVCNEMDLAFVRAAFSPVISEGMDRSDGIYDTVDGSLIAQGELGLPVFVGTMQFSTRAVIERVKTHYAGKVDPGDVFIVNDPYLGGTHLMDVRFVKPFFYKGELFAWLANTGHWPDVGGMVPGGFSASATEVEQEGLRLPPVKFFKKGEMDQEILSIIMSNIRIADQRIGDIKAQAAALTTGEVRLTELIDRYGAEVVRAAIAEMRHRAERQMRAKITGIPDGIYEGTSQVDSDGVVDEPLTIKMKITKKGDELTFDMTGSSPPCRGPMNSVIATTKSAIYLAVKHVFPDVPINAGTFEPLRIVEPEGTFLYAKYPRPVSGCAAEVSQRIAEAVFAALTKAIPDLLFAAPAGTSGNLGVGGYDPERKRNYIMYLFTGGGYGGFQGGDGLSNGCSTIGISKMPPVEVLEQFYPVLFEEFSLREGSGGAGEFRGGFGINYAIKLRRGEARVSMVMDHGRTGPQGVLGGHAGGANTVQVDQGGQTYRPPHLSKDQDIELGVGDVVRVSTPGGGGFGDPARRSRESIARDVARGYYTAAEAREKFGPAQAAE, encoded by the coding sequence ATGTCGAACCTCGATCCCGTCACTTTGACAGTCATCCAGAACGGCCTGATCCAGGTCTGCAACGAGATGGATCTGGCTTTCGTGCGTGCGGCCTTCTCGCCGGTGATCTCCGAGGGCATGGACCGCTCGGACGGCATCTACGATACGGTCGACGGCTCGCTGATCGCCCAGGGCGAACTCGGCCTGCCGGTTTTCGTCGGCACCATGCAGTTTTCGACCCGCGCCGTGATCGAGCGGGTGAAGACGCACTATGCCGGCAAAGTCGATCCGGGCGACGTGTTCATCGTCAACGATCCCTATCTCGGCGGCACGCATCTGATGGATGTGCGCTTCGTGAAGCCGTTCTTCTACAAGGGCGAGCTGTTTGCCTGGCTCGCCAACACGGGCCACTGGCCGGACGTCGGCGGCATGGTGCCGGGCGGCTTCTCCGCCAGCGCCACCGAGGTCGAGCAGGAGGGGCTGCGCCTGCCGCCTGTGAAATTCTTCAAGAAGGGCGAGATGGACCAGGAGATCCTGTCCATCATCATGTCGAACATCCGCATCGCCGATCAGCGCATCGGCGACATCAAGGCCCAGGCCGCCGCGCTGACGACCGGCGAGGTGCGGCTCACCGAGCTGATCGACCGCTACGGCGCCGAGGTGGTGCGCGCCGCGATCGCCGAGATGCGCCACCGCGCCGAGCGCCAGATGCGCGCGAAGATTACCGGCATTCCCGACGGCATCTACGAGGGAACCTCGCAGGTCGACAGCGATGGCGTCGTCGATGAGCCGCTCACGATCAAAATGAAGATCACGAAGAAGGGCGACGAGCTCACCTTCGACATGACGGGATCGAGCCCGCCCTGCCGCGGTCCGATGAACAGCGTGATCGCCACCACCAAGTCGGCGATCTACCTCGCGGTAAAGCATGTCTTCCCCGACGTGCCGATCAATGCCGGTACTTTCGAGCCGCTGCGCATCGTCGAGCCCGAGGGCACGTTCCTGTACGCGAAGTATCCGCGGCCGGTATCGGGCTGCGCGGCCGAGGTGAGCCAGCGCATCGCCGAGGCGGTGTTCGCGGCGCTGACCAAGGCGATCCCCGACCTGCTGTTTGCCGCGCCGGCCGGGACCTCCGGTAACCTGGGTGTCGGCGGTTACGATCCGGAGCGCAAGCGCAACTACATCATGTATCTCTTCACCGGTGGCGGATATGGGGGCTTCCAGGGCGGCGACGGGTTGAGCAACGGCTGCTCGACGATCGGCATCTCCAAGATGCCGCCGGTCGAGGTGCTGGAGCAGTTCTATCCGGTGCTCTTCGAGGAATTCTCCCTGCGCGAGGGCTCGGGCGGTGCCGGCGAGTTCCGCGGCGGCTTCGGCATCAACTACGCGATCAAGCTGCGTCGCGGCGAGGCGCGCGTGTCGATGGTGATGGACCACGGCCGCACCGGGCCGCAGGGCGTGCTGGGCGGCCATGCCGGCGGTGCCAACACGGTGCAAGTCGACCAGGGCGGCCAGACCTACCGTCCGCCACATCTTTCAAAGGACCAGGACATCGAGCTTGGCGTCGGCGACGTCGTGCGCGTTTCGACCCCGGGCGGCGGTGGCTTCGGCGATCCCGCCAGGCGCAGCCGGGAGTCGATCGCCCGTGACGTGGCGCGCGGTTACTACACCGCCGCCGAGGCGCGCGAGAAGTTCGGTCCGGCGCAGGCCGCCGAATGA
- a CDS encoding xanthine dehydrogenase family protein molybdopterin-binding subunit, with protein MNAPLAADTTDLMKFGVGQPVPRQEDPTLLKGQGRYTDDINLPGQVYAVMVRSQVAHGLLKGIDAEEARGMPGVLGIWTGADLNAAGYGPLKTVMMVPNRDGSQMKTPTRYSLATDKVRFVGDPVAFVVAETQAQARDAAEAVMLDIEALPSVTNAREAAQPGAPIVFDDVPGNVCADFQYGDSAKVDEAFAKAAHVTKLHLVSNRIVVCAMEPRTAIGHYDKETDRSTLHAGCQGVFGLKNQMAALLGIKPAQMRVVTGNVGGSFGMKGSPYPEYAGLFHASKALGRPVKWTDDRSGSFLSDQHGRDHDFDAELALDKDGTFLAVRLKGYANLGAYLSNVGAAMGALGVSRNLAAVYRTPLIEVQTKVAFTHTSPIGAYRGAGRPEANYFMERLITTAAREMGLDQMEMRRRNHIKPEEMPYKTASGTTYDSGEFTVLLDKALELADVAGFEARKEESRKHGKLRGIGIGDYLEVTAPPMNEMGGLRFEENGDVTIITGTLDYGQGHWSAFAQVLTTKLGIPFDRIKLKQGDSDLLIAGGGTGGSKSIMASGAAIVEASDKVIEKGKQIAGVALEASAADIEFKRGRFEIVGTDRGIGIMELASKLRGGLKLPEGVPDTLDVSHVHEAAPSAFPNGAHVAEVEIDPDTGHVEVVKYTMVGDFGTVINPMLVEGQSHGGVVQGISQAIFEHVVYSEEGQPLTGSFTDYAIPRAGDAPSFKIDYHSVPAKTNVLGAKGCGEAGCAGSLPSVMNAISDALGGKHINMPATPERVWEALRS; from the coding sequence ATGAACGCGCCTCTCGCCGCCGACACGACCGATTTGATGAAATTTGGCGTCGGCCAGCCGGTCCCTCGCCAGGAAGATCCCACGCTTCTCAAAGGCCAGGGTCGCTACACCGACGACATCAACCTTCCCGGCCAGGTCTATGCGGTGATGGTCCGCAGCCAGGTGGCGCACGGCCTGCTGAAAGGCATCGACGCCGAGGAGGCGCGCGGCATGCCGGGCGTGCTCGGCATCTGGACAGGCGCCGATCTAAACGCTGCCGGTTATGGCCCGCTGAAGACCGTGATGATGGTACCGAACCGCGACGGCTCGCAGATGAAGACGCCGACGCGCTATTCGCTCGCCACCGACAAGGTACGCTTCGTCGGCGATCCCGTCGCCTTCGTCGTCGCAGAGACCCAGGCGCAGGCGCGCGACGCCGCCGAGGCGGTGATGCTCGACATCGAGGCCCTGCCCTCCGTCACAAATGCGCGCGAGGCCGCCCAGCCTGGCGCGCCCATCGTGTTCGACGACGTGCCTGGCAATGTCTGCGCCGACTTCCAGTATGGCGACAGCGCGAAGGTCGACGAAGCCTTCGCCAAGGCCGCGCATGTGACGAAGCTGCACCTCGTCAGCAACCGCATCGTCGTCTGCGCGATGGAGCCGCGCACCGCGATCGGCCACTACGACAAGGAGACCGACCGCTCGACGCTCCATGCCGGCTGCCAGGGCGTGTTCGGCCTCAAGAACCAGATGGCGGCCTTGCTCGGCATCAAGCCGGCTCAGATGCGCGTCGTGACCGGCAATGTCGGCGGCTCGTTCGGCATGAAGGGCTCGCCCTACCCCGAATATGCCGGCCTCTTCCATGCCTCCAAGGCGCTCGGCCGTCCGGTCAAGTGGACCGACGACCGTTCGGGCAGTTTCCTCAGCGACCAGCACGGCCGCGACCATGATTTCGACGCCGAGCTGGCGCTCGACAAGGACGGCACCTTCCTCGCGGTGCGCCTGAAGGGCTACGCCAATCTCGGCGCCTATCTCTCGAACGTCGGCGCCGCCATGGGCGCGCTGGGTGTCTCGCGCAATCTCGCCGCGGTCTATCGCACGCCGCTGATCGAGGTTCAGACCAAGGTGGCCTTCACCCACACCTCGCCGATCGGCGCCTATCGCGGCGCGGGCCGTCCGGAAGCCAACTATTTCATGGAGCGCCTGATCACCACCGCTGCCCGCGAGATGGGCCTCGACCAGATGGAGATGCGCCGGCGCAACCACATCAAGCCCGAGGAAATGCCTTACAAGACCGCCTCGGGCACGACCTACGACAGCGGCGAGTTCACCGTGCTGCTCGACAAGGCGCTAGAACTGGCCGACGTCGCGGGATTCGAGGCGCGCAAGGAAGAGAGCCGGAAGCACGGCAAGCTGCGCGGCATCGGCATCGGCGACTATCTCGAAGTGACGGCACCGCCGATGAACGAGATGGGCGGGCTGCGCTTCGAGGAGAACGGCGACGTCACGATCATCACCGGCACGCTGGACTACGGCCAGGGCCACTGGTCGGCCTTCGCGCAGGTGCTGACGACCAAGCTCGGCATCCCGTTCGACCGGATCAAGCTGAAGCAGGGAGACAGCGACCTGCTGATCGCCGGCGGCGGCACCGGCGGATCGAAGTCGATCATGGCGTCGGGCGCGGCGATCGTCGAAGCCTCCGACAAGGTGATCGAGAAGGGCAAGCAGATCGCGGGCGTCGCGCTGGAAGCCTCGGCCGCCGACATCGAGTTCAAGCGCGGCCGCTTCGAGATCGTCGGCACCGACCGCGGCATCGGCATCATGGAACTCGCGAGCAAGCTGCGCGGCGGCCTGAAGTTGCCCGAGGGCGTGCCCGACACGCTCGACGTCAGCCACGTCCACGAGGCCGCGCCCTCGGCCTTCCCCAACGGCGCGCATGTCGCCGAAGTCGAGATCGATCCCGACACCGGCCACGTCGAGGTCGTGAAGTACACGATGGTCGGCGACTTCGGCACGGTCATCAATCCGATGCTGGTCGAAGGCCAGAGCCATGGCGGCGTCGTGCAGGGCATCAGCCAGGCGATCTTCGAGCACGTCGTCTACAGCGAGGAAGGCCAGCCGCTCACCGGCAGCTTCACCGACTACGCCATCCCGCGCGCCGGCGACGCGCCGTCCTTCAAGATCGACTATCACTCGGTACCGGCGAAGACGAACGTGCTGGGCGCCAAGGGCTGCGGCGAGGCCGGCTGCGCGGGCTCCCTGCCGTCGGTGATGAACGCCATCTCCGATGCGCTGGGCGGCAAGCACATCAACATGCCGGCGACGCCCGAGCGCGTGTGGGAAGCCTTGAGGTCCTAG
- a CDS encoding bifunctional 3-(3-hydroxy-phenyl)propionate/3-hydroxycinnamic acid hydroxylase: MTPPVPDVAIVGCGPVGALLGNLLGQAGLSVDIYDRERDIHPLPRAVHFDGEVMRIFQSAGLAPAIAAASRASSKGMHFVNATGVTLMVRRGLEGPGPQGWAGNWYFHQPILEQILRAGLTRFPNVRVHLGREIGSTDELAARFVVGCDGARSMVRHAIGGHSHDLGLHQPWLVVDLLCDLERPRVQALPDYTIQLCDPARPMTVVHVGGRRWRWEIMLMPGDDPARLTEPAIFWPMIERWVGPQDARLERSAVYTFHSVVHEGWRRGRLLLAGDACHQTPPFLGQGMCAGMRDAANLAWKLAAVVRGESDDGLLDTYESERVPHVRAFIELAVRLGAILQETDPAAAAARDARFAAGASLFDFPQPQLGRGHRAEAAPPVGMIFPQPRLADGRLMDDAIGPRFAIVGETPLLESVKPDAVPLPDVGKDWLKQHGVRAALLRPDRYVFDVAR, from the coding sequence ATGACGCCCCCCGTTCCCGATGTCGCCATCGTTGGCTGCGGACCGGTGGGGGCGCTGCTGGGCAACCTGCTGGGGCAGGCCGGGCTCTCGGTCGACATCTACGACCGGGAGCGCGACATCCATCCGCTACCGCGCGCCGTGCACTTCGACGGCGAGGTCATGCGCATCTTCCAGTCGGCCGGCCTCGCCCCAGCCATCGCCGCCGCGTCTCGCGCCTCGTCGAAGGGGATGCACTTCGTCAACGCCACGGGTGTCACGCTCATGGTTCGGCGAGGCCTCGAGGGGCCCGGCCCGCAGGGCTGGGCGGGCAACTGGTATTTTCATCAACCGATCCTCGAGCAGATCCTGCGCGCCGGCCTGACGCGCTTTCCCAACGTGCGCGTTCATCTCGGCCGCGAGATCGGCTCGACCGACGAACTGGCTGCCCGTTTCGTCGTCGGCTGCGATGGCGCCCGCTCGATGGTCCGCCACGCCATCGGCGGCCATTCGCACGACCTCGGCCTGCACCAGCCCTGGCTGGTAGTCGACCTTCTGTGCGATCTCGAGCGGCCGAGGGTGCAGGCCCTGCCCGACTACACGATCCAGCTCTGCGACCCGGCACGGCCCATGACGGTCGTCCATGTCGGCGGCCGGCGGTGGCGCTGGGAGATCATGCTGATGCCGGGCGACGATCCCGCCCGCCTCACCGAACCTGCCATCTTCTGGCCGATGATCGAGCGCTGGGTGGGGCCGCAGGATGCCCGGCTCGAACGCAGCGCCGTCTATACGTTTCACTCGGTCGTCCACGAAGGGTGGCGACGGGGCAGGCTGCTGCTGGCGGGTGACGCCTGCCATCAGACGCCGCCTTTCCTCGGCCAGGGCATGTGCGCCGGGATGAGGGATGCCGCCAACCTCGCGTGGAAACTCGCGGCCGTCGTCAGAGGCGAGTCCGATGACGGTTTGCTGGATACATACGAGAGCGAACGCGTGCCTCACGTCCGCGCGTTCATCGAGCTGGCGGTGAGGCTCGGCGCCATCCTGCAGGAGACCGATCCCGCCGCCGCCGCGGCACGGGATGCCCGCTTTGCCGCGGGGGCGTCGCTTTTCGACTTTCCACAGCCCCAGCTCGGCCGCGGCCATCGAGCCGAGGCGGCGCCGCCGGTCGGAATGATCTTCCCTCAGCCAAGGCTGGCCGACGGCCGACTGATGGATGACGCGATCGGCCCGCGCTTCGCAATCGTCGGCGAGACGCCATTGCTCGAGAGCGTCAAGCCCGATGCTGTGCCGCTACCCGACGTCGGAAAGGACTGGCTGAAACAGCACGGCGTCCGGGCGGCGCTGCTGCGACCGGACCGCTATGTGTTCGATGTCGCCCGCTGA
- a CDS encoding Zn-ribbon domain-containing OB-fold protein, protein MAETKERKLPAPAISDETQAYWDAAGKGKLLVRKCTACGQAHHYPRTICPFCFSDKTEWVEASGKGTIYSYSVMRRAPVPYAMAYVTLAEGPRMVTNIVDCDFDKLKCEQPVTVVFKPTDGGPPLPMFTPA, encoded by the coding sequence ATGGCCGAGACCAAGGAACGCAAGCTGCCCGCGCCGGCCATCAGCGACGAGACGCAGGCCTACTGGGACGCCGCCGGCAAGGGCAAGCTGCTGGTGCGCAAGTGCACCGCGTGCGGCCAGGCGCATCATTATCCGCGCACGATCTGCCCCTTCTGCTTCAGCGACAAGACCGAGTGGGTCGAGGCGTCGGGCAAGGGCACGATCTATTCCTACAGCGTCATGCGCCGCGCGCCGGTGCCCTACGCGATGGCCTATGTGACGCTGGCCGAGGGCCCGCGCATGGTGACCAACATCGTCGACTGCGACTTCGACAAGCTGAAGTGCGAGCAGCCGGTGACGGTCGTGTTCAAGCCGACCGACGGCGGCCCGCCGCTGCCGATGTTCACCCCGGCCTGA